TTTTAAGGTGAAAAGTGAAAAAGCCCCAATCGAATGGGATAAATCACCTGAAAAATCCAAAAAGCTATCCATCAACCAAACTACTCCGATAACACCAAAAAGAATAAACAAAGCCCGAAAAATCAAGCTTTCTTTCCTTCTGGTACTATAGCCTGGTTCTGAGGCGTTTTCTGATTTCTCCAAAAGTAGCGTAATCCCCGTCCACTTATTTACAAACTCATTTTTTGAAAGGTTTTCATTCTTGCCTTCTAAATCCGTGTACTCCACACTTTCTACAGATATACCGGATATACAACTGAAATAGGGATAACTATCCCCTTGAAGTTGAACGATGCAGGGCAGGGTTATTTGGTCCAGTTTATCTGTCGTAATATTGAGCCCAAGGCTGTCCACCTTATAATGATTCAAGGTATCTGAAATAGTAAGCAAAGATTCCTGCTCGGGATGGGATGCTACCTGATCTTTCAAGTATTCTTTTGTAAAAGGAACATCCAGAAGAAGTAGGACTTTCTTTAAAATCAAATAAGAATTTTCCATAAAAACTTAGGTTAAAAACAGCTTCATCAGAAATAATCTCTTTCAAAAGATTAATTACGTTGTCTAACCTAAAAAATAAATTTTTAAATACCAAATCCATATTGCGTTATAACCTACTAATTTGAAGGCATTTAAATTATTTTAATAGCAATAAACCAAAGATAATTCTAAAAACTTCGTTTTATCCCCCCCCTCCAAACTAATTGATAAGTGAATTTGAAGTTTTCGGAATTTAAAACTTTTTTTATAGTTTTTGAATAAATTCTGTATTCAGTTGTCCGAAGGTTGTACCTTTGAATAACATGGCTGCCTGCAGGCTTCGCCTTCGTACCCCTGGTAAAGGATTTTCAACTCCGTTCCAAAATAGGCCAAAGACTTAAATACCAATGATACCAAGCCACATGCTCGGGATGGCCCGGAGCGGTGGTCACCGATACGTTGCATGATATCCCCAGTCATGCGGGTATCGAAATAGGAAATGGGCAGGTTCATCAATTTGATAAAAAAATCCGAAACAAGTGAAATATTAATCCTTGTGGTCAGGTGCAACAATATCCAGCTGCGAAGCACTTCCACGCTCATCCTACCCAGAAAGAGCATGATCTGGGCAAAAAGCACCAGATAGATAAAGTTGATGTCCTGGTTCTGGATCCCCACATCCACAATGCTCTGGATCAGGAAAGGAAAAATCAACTGCAAGAGACTGCCTACCAGCAATCCGATGGCCAGCTGGGCAATCAGGTTTTTATAGTTGAAGAGGTATTTGAACAGGAAACTTAAAGAACGCTTCTCTTTATCCTCCCATTTCATTTTCCTGAAGGTAGGGGTAGGTTCCAGCAAAAGAGTGATTCCCTCTTTGGTATGCTCATCGGCATTGTTGCCGATCCATCGTGAAATAAATTCTTCTTTAGAATACTTGATCAGACCATAAGCTGGATCTGAGATATAGACAGTATCTTTTCTGATTTTATACACCACTACAAAGTGCTGTTTGTTCCAATGGACAATAACTGGAAGGGGGGCTTCTCTAAGTTTATTAAAATTCAGTTTTGCCCCTATGGTCTTAAATCCCATAGCCTCTGCTGCATCACTGAGTTTCAATAGACTACTTCCTTCCCTCGTAGTTTCGGATATTTCTCTGATTTCTTTTAACGATATCAACTTGCCACAGTGCTTGGCTATGATGCGCAAACAGGTAGGACCACAGTCTTTAAAGTCGGGTTGTTTGTAAAAAGGGAAGATGGTTTTCAATAGATTATAAAATTAATTTTATGATTCTGTGTATTGTATCTTGACAGCCTCAAAAACAGAAACCCCTGTTTATTTTTAATATGTTCATAAATTCAGATTTACCATCTTTGATTAAATATTTCGTAATCATTTCAGCATTACAATCCCGATAACGGGGTTTTGTTCTTCCTTCGATGTATTTGAAAATCCATCAGTTTTGACATAATAGAATGTATCACTTTTGGCATCCAATAAATTAAGAACTACGGTATCGCCTTCATCATCAAGTGGTCCCCCTTTGAAATTATAAGCTTTTGAAGTTTTTCTGTTATAGATAAAAAAATAAATATCATTTCCATCCTTATAATAGTGCGAACCCAAATAGTTGGCCGTCAGAAAAATATTGGCAATCATATATCTTTTGATTCCCCTTTCATCCAAATGGGGTTCCGCGAAACGTAATTTAGCATAAGGAATGATTCTATCTGTTTCTAATTGAAAAACAGTATCGCGTAAAAAGCGCTCATTTGTAGCCACAGGTGCATAAATAAAATCATCGAATCCATTAGTACTGATGAATTTAGAATAGCCCAACCAACCTGCTTGCTTGTCTTTTCTCACGACTCTTCTAATAGGAATGGAATCTAAACCGTTAAAGTTTTTATCCAGAATATACATCGAGGTTTCAGTGGCAAACCCTCCATCCACGGGTATTTCATATTCGTAAGAAATGACATAAATCTTGTCTTTGTCAAAAGATAAATTACTGATAAAAAAGTCCAAGGTAAATTTATCCACCAATTCAAATTCGAAATTGTAAACGAGAACCTTCCTCGAGGAAACAATGTAGAATTTCCTTAAATCCTCGTCTACACCGAAAGCAGATACAAATCGGTACTCACCGGGCCCATCACCTTGTCTCCCCAAAACTTTAAAAAACTTCCCACTATGCTCAAAAATTAATATTCGATGATCAAATGTTATAACAACAAAGTATGAATCGATTCTGACCACCTCTTTGACATTGGTTATCAATGCATCTTCATGATTTTCAAGAGTAATTTCAGTGATTGAATCTGAAATTGAACGTAATTCTATCCCTTGGTTAGTTTTATTAGGCACCTCCACAGTCCATAAATCTGTAATCTCAAGTTCCTTACAAGCAATCAGTAAAAACCCCAGAAAAATCAATATGCTTATCCTTGTTTTTTCCATTGTTGATCACGTATTTTTACTATATACACTGTTACCCAAGGCAGGTTAAATAAACCTTTTTTTTGAATACTCTAATTTTATTGGTATTATATTGATAACCAACCCTTGACCCAAATAAAAGAGTTTATATTAAAGTCAAGTTATCGTTATGAATTTCAATAAATACATTGTGGTTGTATTCTTGAAAACTTTTATCCCTGCGCTTTTCTGAATTGTACGAGGATTTAGTTAAAGCAAAATCTAAAGTAATAAATAAATCCCAAATCCTTAGGAGAATTTCAAAAGGCCAAAGGCATCCTTCCATTCCCCTAAGGTTTTAACTAAAGAAATTTTTAAATATTTTATTGGACGGCCCCTCCGCATGTTACAGGATCACCTCCACATTGAGCTTGTGCCACTTCAATTGCATCTTGTACATTTCCTGCCCAAACATAAAATCCTCCACTTGTCGGTTGAGTAACATTTCCACAATAACAAGTGAAAGTTCGACCACCAGTAATCTTCTTCATCTGACTTCTTCCAAGCACCTCATCAGAAGGAAGTCTTAACATTTCTAAGCTTAACTTTTTCATGATTTTAAGATTTATTGAAAATTAAAATCTCCGGACATTTGGGTCAGCCGAAGCTTCTGACCATCCATCGCGACTGAATATTTTTATATCAAAATATATTTTAGGTCTTCTATACTGTAAGCCTTAGGTAATTCATATCCATTGATAAAGATGGTTGGTGTGTAGCTGATATTTTCCAGTTCACACCAATTCAACATGTCTTTTATGCAGGATTCCTGAGCTTTCAGTTCCCCGTTCATAGGGTATTTGGCTGCAAAGGTTTCATACTCCTTCCTCTCTGGCAGGTACCAATCGTCAAGTGCCTGTATGATTTCCTCCTGATTGGCCTGAGCAGCTACAGCCATAATATGACTGATTGTTTTATACTTAATGGCATCTCCTCCTCCGGGATGAAATACAACCTGCAGGTTTATGTTTCCTGAAGCAAACAATTCTTCCAAAATAGGATGTGAATTAGCACATGGCCCACAGTATGGGTTGCATACTTTGAGTACATGATATTTGGCATTTTCCCCTTTAACCCAGATTGCAGCTATCCGCCTGTAAGTAGCTGTAATCTGGGTATTTCTGTTTTTTTGAGTTCAAGTTTGTGTACTACGGATTTTCTTTTTGTAAACGGTTGGTATTTGGTCTGAAGGATGTCGTAGATTTCTTTTAGGTTTTTGTTTGGAACTGTACACTTGCGTGTGGTAATGACTTTATCATAGGTGTTTTTCCCTGAAGTAGTGATGGCCTTTTGTGTGTTTCCTATTCTCACTATTTCACCCCAGCAGCTTTTTATTCCCTTCTGCTTGAGCTGGTACCTCACTGTATTGACTATCCAATATGCAAGGATTCCCAGATGTAGATGTGCCATGGTGGCATCATCGTTTTTATGGTAAATCGGTCTAAGATCCAGATCGGTTTTTAGTGTACGGAAGGCATTCTCTATTTCCCTGATAGTGTTATAGATATTCCAGATGATGTACTCCTCCTGCACGTTCAGGTTTGTCCGTAAAAAATAGATGCCCAGATTATCAGCTTTTGCCTGCTCCCGTTCCGGGTTTTTCTTCCATGACATTGCTGTCGCCTGTTCTGTTTTAGGGTCACTTTCAACAGTGATCTCATAATAATACTGGACTGATGGATACTTTTCTTTGGCCCTCCCGATGCGCTGGTGGACTTTATCGGTTTTTTTCACTCCTCCCTTGCTGTTGAGGGCATGCTGTATTTTTTGCAGTTCCTGTTCAAACCTTTGTTCGAACTGTAGCTTCATGCCTTCCTCTTTCTTCTCTTTGGAAGGGCTTTTGACTTCCAAATAATAGTCTGTGTTTTTTTCTGTGGACACGGCTCTGAGTCTGATGTTCTGCTTTGATTTTGTTTCCAGCAGAGTTGTAAGCCTGTCGGGCACATAGCTATAATCCTTGAGTTTTGTCCTGCTTACACAGAGGTAGCTGTATCCTTTGCTCTGGATAAGATGCAGGTTTTCTTCGGTGGCTATGCCTGCATCGAGTACCACTACCGCAGGTCCTGTACAGGTGTGGACGGAAAGCTTTTCAATCATTGCAGCAAGTGTGTTGCAGTCTGCTATGTTTCCTTCCAGGATAGAGGAGTACTTGATAAACCCTTCCACATTCACTACCAGTGCCAGCACAACAAGTTTTGCGTCTTTTCTTTTTTCCTTGCTCCTCCCGTATTGTGCCAGCTTACTGTTCGGTTTTTCTCCCTCAAAGTAGGTGTTGGTCAGATCATAAAGGATGATCTTATCCTGTAGATCAAAGAGTTCATTGGTACGTTTGGAAAGGTGCTTTTCGAGTGAATCTTTGACTTTGTATAGCTCAAGCGCACTTTTGTACAGCTTGTCCTTGGTTATTTTATCCATATCATAGCCCGTAAGCTCACAGACTGCCGAGTTTTCCTTTATCCAACGGACAGTTTTGAGTTCGGAAGCGGGGTATACCGCACGGGATACAACCTGTGTGGCTGCAAGACTTGCATCTTCGGCGCTGAATCCCGCCGAAAGTAATAAAGGTGTAAGCTGCAGCTTCTCCCATGTCTGGAAAGCAATATTCTCTGCTCCTATTTCTCTGGCATTACTGTGCTGGATGGTATCCATATCCACCATCCGTGACAGCTGCTGTTCCGACTTGATATCCAGCTTCTTGGAAGATACGATCCGACTCCAGAAGTCTTCAACATAGCGTCTGACGATTGGATCTTCCTCCAGGTCAAAAAAAGAAGCCTTGTGCTCATACTTCTCAGTAAGGTGTTTCTGTATTTTGTTGAGCTGCTCGGGCGCAGCATCCTCCATGAAACCTATATTCAGGATAGTGCGATGACACACCCTGTTGTCAGCATTACGGTAACTTTCCACCAGCCGGTAGTATCCGCTGAGTCTTCCCGAATCGGGATGTTTACGTAAAGAGAACTTGAAATACATGGTGTAAAGTACTGGTATTGAACCCCAAGATGCAATACCCCTTGTGTACTACAAACCAAAAAATGGCATTATACAGCCCGTAGAAAAAAAATCACGTAGGGGGGTACGGGTAATCGGAGCTAAAAAAAAGAAAATTTCCCGAAATTTTCTTTTTTAACCCCTAAAAGCTGCAATCTGGGTTAAGCATTATTCCCAATCCTTCTGGATTATTGGAAATACTTCTTGAACCCGATAAAAAATGTTCAAAGATTTCTGTGTTGGAAAGAAATCTGGCAAGCTTACTTTTTTGCTTTTGAAGTTCCTTATTGGTCAGTAAATAGGGCCTGAGACTCAGCCAAGCCACTACTGTCCCTAAAAATAGGAAGGAAAACATTGTCAATTCCTGAAATTGTATGGAGCCGGAGTTTACCAAAAAAATCTGACTAAGCAATATTTCTGCGAGCAGTACTGTCGAAATCCAAAGGCACAACACACACCATTTCCTTATTTTTGCCCATTGGTAATAGATGGATATGGGACTTATAAATACTCCGGACAGAGTCAAATAGCCAAGTAAATGCAATCCTGATCCGGAGAAAGAAGACAAAAGCACAAAGAGAACACCTGAAAAGAAATAGGCAAAGGCTATAATGCTTAAGCTTATTCCTCCCGGCAAAGAAAAGGAAGAAATGACTGAATTACAGTCTGTATTTTTGCCTCCTGTGCAATAATCTTTTATGGCCTTATTGTCCTTATCAACTTCTGACCAAAGCAAAACCGAGGAAATGAACAATCCAATGGCTTTCAGAAGCAATAGTGACATAATTATAAGTGCATGGGTTTGATTTACGAAAATAGGCTGAGAAAAACCAAGTAACCCAATCAGGCTTATGAGTACTAAGGAAAAAAGCAGAAACCGGAAGACGAAAGCATCCTGCTGTCTCGCCTTAAATCCAGGTTCACCTGATTTATCAGACTTCTCCAAAAGTAGAGTTACACCTGTCCAGTTTTTGGCAAATTCCTCTTTTGAAGTGTTTTTGATTTTCCCCTTTTCATCCAGGTAATCAACAGAATCTATTTCCGCTTTAGTGAGAATGCTAAAATAAGGATGTCCATTTTCTTGAATCTGTATAATACAGGGAAGCGGAATTTGATCCAGCTTTTCTACAGAAAGGTTAAGTCCAAGGCTGTCCACCTTATAATGATTCAAGGTATCTGAAATAGTAAGCAAAGATTCCTGCTCGGGATGGGATGCTACCTGATCTTTCAAGTATTCTTTTGTAAAAGGAACATCCAGAAGAAGTAGGACTTTCTTTAAAATCAAATAAGAATTTTCCATAAAAACTTAGGTTAAAAACAGCTTCATCAGAAATAATCTCTTTCAAAAGATTAATTACGTTGGCTAACCTAAAAAAATAAATTTTAAAATGCTGAATTAATGCCGTTTAGTTAGTGGTTAATTAACTGAAATTCATTATATTAGAGGTATAAAATAAGGCTTCCGAAAGCAGGGAGTGCTGGAAGCCTTAAAACTTTAATTGTAAATGAATTCAAGTTAAAACTAAGTTATGAAAAATTTATCATCGAAAGTAGGACTTCGGTGAAAGATTTTCTTCGTGACCGTTTCTTTTCCTTTGAAGTTCTTGTGCTTTTTATTTTGTCAAAGAGCAACAAAGGACTTAATATCTGCCTTGAAGAGTTTTTTGGGGAATCTTCCTTATCGCCCACTAAAAGTGCATTTACCCAGGCCAGGAAAAAACTGTGCTATACAGTTTTTAAAAAGCTTAACGGTTTGATCTGCAGTCTTTTTTACCAACATGCAAAGTTCAAGAAATGGAAGGGGCATAGGGTGCTTTCTGTTGATGGTTCAACACTTGAACTCCCGGATCATCCCTCCATGTCAGAGAAGTTCAGCTATCATGGTTTTGGGCCCAATGCGGATGCGGGACATTACATGAGCAGGATATCTTACCTGTATGATGTTTACAACGGCCTTGTACTGGATGCCGGTATGGAAAGCTACACCACTTCGGAAGCCACCCTATGTCATGCCCATCTTGGACATATTAAAGAAGGGGATCTTCTTGTGTGCGACAGGTATTATGCATCACTGAGACTTTTTTTCGAATTGAAAGGAAAAGGGGCCGACTTTCTTTTCAGGATGAAAGACAATTGGTGGAAATGTGTCGAAGATTTTTCCCGAAGTAGTTCCTCTGATGCGGAATATACATTAATACTCCCTCCAAAATACAGATGGCTGCTTGAAAAGTATCCCTCGTTATCCCAAACCATGACCGTAAGACTGATCAAGAAAAAGAATAAGAAGGGTAAGATTTCAATATATGCGACTTCGCTGTTGGACAGGAAAAAATATACAGCCTCCTCTCTAATAAACCTGTACAAACAGAGATGGGGAATAGAAGAAGCATATAAACTGATCAAATCAAGACTTGAAGTATCTGATTTTTCCGGCAAAACAGCATGGGCGGTCCAGCAGGACTTCTATGCTAAGACCCTGATCATATCACTCTGCAATATTCTTTGCTATGATGTGGAGCCAAAAACCAAAACAGGACGGACATCAAAGTCAGCAAGGACCTTGATAATCAATAAAACTTATGCATTGTCAAAAACAAAATCCCTGATTCTTAAAATCAGAGATTTAATTGGTGAATTGGAGCAGATTATCCAGAAATATGTAAAGAAAATCGCTTCCAAAATAGAATATTCAAAAAGAAACCAGGTATTCAAGCGGAAATTCAGAGCTAAACTGAAATACTCAATGAATTACAAATCTATTTAATCACATTCCTTAACTTAACGGCATTAAATGCCAAATCTAGAAATGTTTATAACATACTATTTTACAGGCAATTACATCACTCAAAGAGTCAACTACCAAAGAATATTCTAAAAGCTTCGTTTTACCCCCCTCCTCCAAACTAATTGATAAGTGAATTTGAAGTTTTCGGAATTTAAAACTTTTCTTATAGTTTTTGAATTTTTTTGAGTCCCATTTTCATAATGGGGGAGTAGTTATTTAGAAAATGTGGGTTTCTTGTTTTCAAGAAAATTCCAAAGTCCCATAGCCTCAATATTTTCTTCCAAAGGATAGGAATCTGTGATGCGACAGATAATGGCCCCCTTTTCTGCCCTGGTATCTTGCATGCTGATGCGGAAACCTTTACTGATTTTTGGGGAAAGGGTGTTTTTGATTTCAATGGCATGTTTGACCTTTCCTGATTTTACGAGTAGCAAGTCGCATTCTGCGCCCTGGTGGGTTCGGTAGAAATAATATTCATAGGGATCCCCGAGTACATTACAGATCTGTTCAATCACAAAGCCTTCCCATGAATTCCCGACCAGTAATTGGTTGATCAAATCCTCGTAAGAATCAATGCCTGTTAGAGTATGTAAAAGGCCGGAGTCTCTGATATAGACCTTTGGAGATGCTACCAAACGTTTCTTCACGTTTGGAAAATAGGGTTGAAGAAGGCGGACCATAAAGGAGCCATGAAGAAATTCCAGGTACCTATTCACTGTGGGCCGGGAGATTCCCAAGGCTCTGGCGAAATTTTCAGAAACCAGTAACCCTCCCTGTGCATGGGCCAGCATGCGCCAAAAGCGTTCCACCAGAAAGGGGTCGGTATTTAAGCCTAAAAGCCCTAAATCCCTTTCGATATATGTTTTGATAAAATTCTCTCTCCAAAGTCTGCTTCCTCTTTCCGAATTGGCCAGATAGGAAAGGGGAAATCCTCCCCTGATCCAAAGTTTATCTATTTCATCTGCCTCAACTTCTCCCAAATGAAAGGGGGTGAGTTCTAGGTAAGCAATCCTGCCTGCCAAAGAGTCGGCTGATTTTCGGATCAGGTCAGGTGATGCTGATCCCAAGAGAATAAATCTACCTGCTTCCCTCTTTTCGTCAATGAGGCTACGGAGTTCAGTGAATAATTCCGGCATCATCTGAATTTCATCCAGGATGACTGTTTTGTTTTGATGGGTTTTCAGGAATAGCTCTGCATTGGCTAATTTGGCCTTATCGCTGGCTTTTTCAAGGTCCAGATAGATGGATTCTTTTTCCAATAAAAGATTTTTGACCAAAGTAGTTTTACCTACCTGTCGTGGTCCTATTAGCCCAACAGCAGGGAATAGGCTGAGGTATTCTTGTAATAAAGGCCAAATATATCTCTTTTTTACCATGAAAAACGTAAGTTGTATTTTCGAATTTCTTGGTAAAACTAGAGATTAACTTTTATAATTCAAAATAAGATACCATGAAAAACGTAAGTTTAACTTTCGAATTTCATGGGAAATCGATTGTGAATTCAATAGAAGGAGAAATCACTTGCTGCTCAAATCCTGAGATGATTGATTCTAAGTGACTTTGATTCTGATAAAAGCCCAATCTTTTCATGAGCATCAGTTTTGGATTTCCATTCTCACAAAACCCAATTCATCATCAACGTTGACATAAGACCATATCAGGCCATCTTTGACAAATGGGGTATTTGGGATTCCCTGGATTTGGGAGACTAAGGATTCTCCTAAAAGATTAAAATTTTCATCGAAAATACTGATGTAAATTTTGGCAATAGGTTTTTTTTCAGGGTCTTCAAACAAAGGACCATCTGTATTACCAGTAGGGATGGTTTCATAAGAAAATCTGTAAAACCTTCTGTTTTTGGCATCCCAGATGGGTGCCTGAAAGTTGATTTCAGCATAGATATCTTCCATGACCTCTTTAAAACGTTTTTCAGAATCTACTTCTGAGGGGTAACCTCCTTTTTTGGCTTTGGAAGTTAGTACAGGTGTGTAATCTACCATGTAAGCGCTGTCCTTTTCCATGTCAATAATGAAAAGTGTGCTGTAGGCAGAACTAGAGAGTATCAGCTTCTTCTCAAACTTTTTAACACTTTTATCAGAAGCCATTATGGAAACCATATTGTCCGTTCTTAGCATCACAGAATAGTCTGGAAGCTCCGACCTTCCAGGGAGTTCCAACTTTTTTATAAGGCCATTTTTAAAATCAATCTTGGCAAAAGACTCAATTTCATCAGCCCAATTTCCCAATAAGCCATAAATGACATCACCATTTTCAGCTAAGATGGATTTGCGATAAAAGTTTTCCCCATCCAAAAGACTGTCTCCTTCAAATTTATCTTTTTCTAATTTATAGGTCTTCAGTTTGTTCGCATCTAGGTCAAATAGGCCCATGCCCTCAAAGCTGGCCAATAGAATTCTGTTGTCATCCCATAGCCCCATCCAACTCACAAAGGAGCCCACACCATTAGGACCTTCTTTCTCAAACTTAACTTTCCTTTCCAGGATCAATTGATCCAAATCAATTATATCCAAAGTGTAAGCCTGATTATCGAAAAGAAAAAGTTTTGAGTGACTGTTGTTCATGACACTATTCCAAAGGCCATATCTCAGATTGATGATTTCATTTCCTGGATCTACAATTACCGTGTCTATTTGGAAAGTGATATTAGAGAAGTCCGCCTGTTTTTCACTGTCTTTTTCTCGGCAGGAAAACAACAATAGGCTGAATGCCAATAAAAGATAATTTTTCATTTCGCGAGGTTTTTATACCCTTAATGTAACTACTAAAGATATAATTTCAAAAACATTTACACCGATTCCTGTCTACGATTTTGATATTTCTTGGAAAAATATGGAATTCAATTCCATATTTTTCAACAATGATTCAACTATCGGCTTCAATTAAACTATTACCACTAGCTTCCAAATTCAAAACAGATGCCTTAGTAGGTCCCAGGCAATCAGGAAAAACCACTTTGGTGAAAACTTTATTTTCCGTCCAACCATTCCTTCATTGCCATCACTTTCTCCCTACTTACAAGGATATCATTATCGGAACAATCTTTAAGCCTGATTTTCAATCTGCTGTTGGAATAGGTATGGATCTCAGCAATGGACTCAATGGCAGCGATGTATTTTCTGCTGAGTCTGAAAAACTGCTTTGGATCCAGCAATGCTTCCAATTGATCCAAGGTATAGTCCAAGATGAAGCGTTTGCCGGCCATAGTCTGTAAAAAGGTGACCCGCTCCTCACTCACAAAGAAGGATGCCTCAGAAGCTTGTATGGCCAGAATTTTTTCACCGATCTTCACCATAAACCGGCTTTTGTATTCCTTTGGCTTGGGCTGCAGAAGCTCCTGAAGCTGTTGGATATCTACCATGGGTTTGATTTGAAGTCTCTTGAACTTTTGTATGGAGGTTTCAAGCTCTTTGGGGTCGATTGGCTTTAGAAGGTAATCAATGGAATTGAGTTTGAATGCTTTGATGGCATATTGGTCATAGGCAGTGGTGAATATGATCGGGGAACTGACTTTGACCTTTTCAAAAATTTCGAAGCTCAAGCCATCTGCCAATTGAATATCACAAAAAATCAGGTCAGGGGCCTGGTGCTGCATAAACCAGTCAACAGCTGTCTGTATACTGTCCAAAGGGGAAAGTATTTGCGCTTCCGGCAATAGTTCGGAGATCAGTTTTTGCAGCCTGGAGGCGGCAGGTTTTTCATCTTCTATGAGTAAAATTTTCATTTTTGGTTTACTTGTAGTAAGGGTAGCCTGACTTTGAATTCCTGCTCATTTTGGATCACTTCCGGTGATTGCTTGCTTAATAGCCGGTATCTTTGGATGATATTGTTGAGTCCCACCCCTCCTGAAGTTGTCTCTTTGCTGGTTTTGGGCTGGAAGCGGTTTTTTACCCACAAATTTTCATCTTCCTGAGCTATGATGATCTCTAAAGGCTTTTCCTGACTGATGATATTGTGTTTGATGGCATTTTCCAACAA
This Cecembia calidifontis DNA region includes the following protein-coding sequences:
- a CDS encoding LytR/AlgR family response regulator transcription factor → MKILLIEDEKPAASRLQKLISELLPEAQILSPLDSIQTAVDWFMQHQAPDLIFCDIQLADGLSFEIFEKVKVSSPIIFTTAYDQYAIKAFKLNSIDYLLKPIDPKELETSIQKFKRLQIKPMVDIQQLQELLQPKPKEYKSRFMVKIGEKILAIQASEASFFVSEERVTFLQTMAGKRFILDYTLDQLEALLDPKQFFRLSRKYIAAIESIAEIHTYSNSRLKIRLKDCSDNDILVSREKVMAMKEWLDGK
- a CDS encoding DUF4221 family protein; protein product: MKNYLLLAFSLLLFSCREKDSEKQADFSNITFQIDTVIVDPGNEIINLRYGLWNSVMNNSHSKLFLFDNQAYTLDIIDLDQLILERKVKFEKEGPNGVGSFVSWMGLWDDNRILLASFEGMGLFDLDANKLKTYKLEKDKFEGDSLLDGENFYRKSILAENGDVIYGLLGNWADEIESFAKIDFKNGLIKKLELPGRSELPDYSVMLRTDNMVSIMASDKSVKKFEKKLILSSSAYSTLFIIDMEKDSAYMVDYTPVLTSKAKKGGYPSEVDSEKRFKEVMEDIYAEINFQAPIWDAKNRRFYRFSYETIPTGNTDGPLFEDPEKKPIAKIYISIFDENFNLLGESLVSQIQGIPNTPFVKDGLIWSYVNVDDELGFVRMEIQN